A part of Primulina eburnea isolate SZY01 chromosome 10, ASM2296580v1, whole genome shotgun sequence genomic DNA contains:
- the LOC140803168 gene encoding transcription factor bHLH90-like, translated as MAAFLEGALDWVRPLVQSKAWDYCIIWKFGNDPSRFIEWGSCCCSGADRVLENIEFVDGGSGLERNECKDTCFKHLVRTKACQALARLPSYLPLYSGIHGEVVVTKQPEWICRGNVSASDNELTGTQVLIPIACGLIELFTANHVPKNPKIIDYIYTRFRVSTKQESIFGDSHDYVNYVDKWSPTNFIPPMSQTYLEGSSTDSCLPSDPVLAIMKPKRISRKWADSSSIISWKRSLKSWQTAENGQYKSKNLVTERNRRKRIKDGIFTLRALVPNISKMNRLATLGDAAAYIEELLEIIEHYENELQEMEVDHCGKIYGKNVEEKAPAFNLSAGQSGANENKPAEARVEVSQLGTKDFLLKLVCKVRRSGFSMLMEAMDSLGLQVIDVNVTTFNGSVSNVLRVQANHMEIEPKTLKNSLIQLLS; from the exons ATGGCAGCTTTTTTAGAGGGAGCATTAGACTGGGTAAGACCCCTTGTACAGAGCAAGGCATGGGACTATTGTATCATTTGGAAGTTTGGGAATGACCCTTCGAG GTTTATCGAGTGGGGTTCATGTTGTTGCAGCGGTGCAGATAGAGTACTTGAGAACATAGAATTTGTTGATGGTGGAAGTGGTTTGGAAAGAAATGAGTGTAAGGATACTTGTTTTAAGCATTTGGTGAGAACTAAGGCTTGTCAAGCGCTGGCTCGGTTGCCTTCTTACTTGCCATTGTATTCTGG GATTCATGGGGAGGTGGTGGTAACAAAGCAACCAGAATGGATATGCCGTGGCAATGTCTCTGCTTCAGATAAT GAACTAACTGGAACCCAAGTTCTCATTCCAATAGCTTGTGGTCTGATAGAGCTCTTTACTGCAAATCAT GTACCCAAAAATCCAAAGATCATAGATTACATTTACACCCGGTTTAGAGTCTCAACTAAACAAGAAAGCATATTTGGTGATTCGCATGATTATGTGAACTATGTAGACAAATGGTCTCCTACGAATTTCATTCCTCCAATGTCGCAAACGTACTTGGAAGGATCATCTACTGATTCTTGCCTTCCAAGTGATCCCGTTCTTGCCATAATGAAACCAAAAAGAATTAGTAGAAAATGGGCAGATTCATCGAGCATAATCTCGTGGAAGAGAAGTCTTAAGAGTTGGCAGACCGCAGAAAATGGACAGTACAAATCAAAGAATCTTGTCACGGAGAGAAACAGGAGAAAGAGAATAAAAGATGGGATCTTTACTCTTCGGGCACTAGTCCCAAATATTTCTAAG ATGAACAGACTCGCCACATTGGGGGATGCAGCTGCTTACATAGAGGAACTGCTTGAAATTATTGAACATTATGAGAATGAACTACAAGAAATGGAGGTTGACCATTGTGGCAAAATATATGGTAAAAATGTTGAAGAGAAGGCACCTGCTTTTAACCTCAGTGCAGGTCAATCCGGAGCTAATGAAAACAAACCAGCAGAA GCACGGGTTGAGGTAAGCCAACTTGGGACCAAAGATTTCTTGCTGAAACTTGTATGTAAAGTAAGGCGAAGCGGCTTTTCAATGTTGATGGAAGCCATGGACTCTTTGGGACTTCAAGTGATCGATGTTAACGTTACGACCTTCAATGGCTCAGTGTCGAATGTGCTCAGAGTACAG GCTAATCATATGGAGATCGAACCGAAGACTTTGAAGAACTCATTGATCCAGTTGCTAAGTTAG